In the genome of Deltaproteobacteria bacterium, the window TGAGTGAGACCGACGTGATGAACAAGGTGGTGGGGATTCTCACCCCGTACGCGAAGAACAGCGAGGCGCTGGCGCGCGTCGGGCCGATGACGCACATCCTCGACGATCTCAAGGTGAACTCGGCCCGCCTCGTCGACGTGGTGCTGGCGTTCGAGGACGAGTTCGGCATCGAGATCG includes:
- a CDS encoding acyl carrier protein, whose protein sequence is MSETDVMNKVVGILTPYAKNSEALARVGPMTHILDDLKVNSARLVDVVLAFEDEFGIEIADDDVDAVNTVGDAVRLISSKLT